A window of Melopsittacus undulatus isolate bMelUnd1 chromosome 2, bMelUnd1.mat.Z, whole genome shotgun sequence contains these coding sequences:
- the MRPL30 gene encoding large ribosomal subunit protein uL30m isoform X1 — translation MYSDIFCRYRCFLASSFVAVNQKHKSSLPLHEAARVQGRPSAPDRPHFSAQPPLSQNRGCLTATRLNGCGKRAPCLPGRYLSPPAAAGRCPPGNTPATPGTETLRPALPPASPSSPRPAPARQCYRLPSATWRPRGGPGRGGHKFRGTTSPAAGETETKAAAEGRGKCSLLSFRQCGTKVPWSWCPAGRQRTEMAAAAGRGGLGPAAAWKMLGKRMEAVAPGAWVRCLFTRSRIPDSVFQPRPGDHEKYGGDPEQPHKIHVITRIKSVIGRPYWEKKIIHDLGLDKAHQPILHKNIPSVNSKLKVVKHLIRIQPLKLPYGLPTEEEMTDTFLTSKGELIIKRHLKPVEQKAIKS, via the exons ATGTACTCGGATATTTTCTGCCGGTATCGGTGTTTTTTGGCCTCATCTTTCGTGGCTGTCAATCAAAAGCACAAAAGCTCTCTCCCTCTCCATGAGGCGGCGAGGGTTCAGGGCCGGCCCTCAGCACCAGACAGGCCTCATTTCTCCGCCCAACCACCCCTCTCACAGAACCGGGGGTGTTTAACAGCCACCCGCCTCAACGGCTGTGGTAAACGGGCGCCATGCCTCCCCGGCCGGTACCTTTcaccacctgcagcagcaggtcgATGCCCTCCTGGTAACACACCAGCGACTCCTGGAACCGAGACGCTACGTCCAGCTCTACCGCCCGCTTCACCGTCTTCGCCCCGGCCAGCTCCAGCACGGCAGTGCTATCGCCTCCCGTCCGCGACATGGAGGCCGCGGGGCGGACCGGGACGGGGCGGCCACAAGTTCCGCGGCACCACCTCACCCGCCGCCGGGGAAACAGAAACCAAAGcggcagcagagggaagggggaagtgCTCGTTGTTGTCGTTCCGCCAGTGCGGAACTAAAGTGCCGTGGAGCTGGTGCCCGGCCGGAAGGCAGCGCACCGAGATGGCCGCCGCGGCGGGCAGGGGGGGCCTGGGGCCCGCAGCCGCTTGGAAG ATGCTGGGGAAGAGGATGGAGGCGGTGGCACCAGGGGCGTGGGTTCGTTGTCTCTTTACCAGGTCGAGAATTCCAGACTCG GTATTTCAGCCACGACCTGGAGATCATGAGAAGTATGGAGGTGACCCTGAGCAGCCCCACAAGATCCACGTTATTACTAGAATTAAAAGTGTAATTGGTCGCCCTTATTGGGAAAAGAAGATAATACATGATCTTGGACTGGATAAA GCGCATCAGCCGATACTGCACAAAAATATCCCTTCTGTGAATTCCAAACTGAAAGTTGTTAAACATCTGATAAG AATACAGCCCCTGAAACTACCTTACGGTTTGccaacagaagaggaaatgacAGACACCTTTCTTACAAGCAAGGGAGAGCTCATCATTAAACGGCATCTGAAACCTGTAGAGCAGAAAGCAATTAAGTCATAA
- the MITD1 gene encoding MIT domain-containing protein 1, translating to MTRAEEIKKHIEKEKQDGKYHKQIRIEENATGFSYEKVFQEYLSEIVSEVWVEDPYIRSVHQLYNFLRFCEMLVKGPCKVTTIHLLTSYDEGSGKSQQITGLDEIRQSLKNYGVTLNIAFSSSIHDREIRFNNGWMIKIGRGLDYFKRPQGRFSIGYCDFDLRPCHETTVDAFHTKHTKKM from the exons ATGACCAGAGCTGAGGAGATTAAGAAACAcattgaaaaagagaaacaag ATGGCAAATACCATAAGCAGATCAGGATAGAGGAAAATGCAACAGGTTTCAGCTATGAAAAGGTTTTCCAAGAGTACCTTTCTGAGATTGTTTCCGAAGTTTGGGTGGAGGACCCGTACATTCGAAGTGTTCATCAG TTGTATAACTTCCTGCGGTTCTGCGAGATGCTAGTTAAGGGGCCATGCAAAGTGACAACGATCCACCTCCTCACTTCCTATGATGAA GGTAGTGGGAAGAGTCAGCAGATAACTGGCTTGGATGAAATACGACAATCATTGAAGAATTATGGAGTAACGCTGAATATTGCATTTTCATCTTCAATCCATGATCGAGAAATTAG attcaACAATGGATGGATGATTAAGATTGGAAGGGGTCTTGATTATTTTAAGAGGCCACAG GGTCGTTTCAGCATTGGATACTGTGATTTTGACTTGCGACCTTGTCATGAAACAACAGTGGATGCCTTTCACACTaaacatacaaagaaaatgtga
- the LIPT1 gene encoding lipoyl amidotransferase LIPT1, mitochondrial, with the protein MVPQSSLKNCLQLLCILQAPKAGFRSTASGGLIMQSTSNDVYQNLAVEDWIHDHMNLENQQVLFLWRNSPAVVIGRHQNPWQECNLRLLRQKNIKLARRRSGGGTVYHDLGNINLTFFTTRKKHERMENLKLVVKALKALRPQLDIHVTDRYDILLDRQYKISGTAAKLGRTAAYHHCTLLCNTDKLVLSSVLKSPYKGLKSNATPSVPAAVKNLFEEDSSLTSELLLDAIAEEYAMQHKIDRHINLINPADETVLPGINNKAKELQTWEWVYGKTPKFSVSTHFNIAYKDSVLDVKVDMDVKHGRIEVCNIDLPEQWLPPALCSELVKNLTGSKFCPNETTVLVTTLLRACPQDGDLQSRWNLLCENIKMLM; encoded by the coding sequence ATGGTGCCCCAGTCATCATTAAAGAACTGCCTTCAGCTATTGTGCATCCTCCAGGCTCCAAAGGCTGGCTTCAGAAGTACGGCAAGTGGAGGCCTCATTATGCAGTCTACTTCTAATGATGTGTACCAGAATCTGGCTGTGGAAGACTGGATCCATGACCACATGAATTTAGAGAATCAACAGGTCCTTTTCCTTTGGAGAAATTCCCCTGCTGTGGTAATAGGGAGACATCAGAATCCCTGGCAGGAATGCAACCTCAGGCTACTGAGgcaaaaaaacataaaactaGCCAGGAGAAGAAGTGGAGGAGGGACAGTGTACCATGACCTAGGCAATATTAATTTGACTTTCTTTACAACGAGGAAGAAACACGAACGAATGGAAAACCTGAAACTGGTTGTAAAGGCCCTAAAAGCCTTGCGCCCACAGTTAGATATACATGTCACTGACAGATACGATATCTTGCTAGACAGGCAATACAAAATCTCAGGTACTGCTGCAAAACTGGGAAGGACAGCTGCTTATCACCACTGTACCTTACTCTGTAACACAGATAAGTTGGTTTTATCTTCTGTGCTAAAAAGTCCTTATAAAGGGTTAAAAAGCAATGCTACTCCTAGTGTGCCTGCTGCAGTGAAAAATCTCTTTGAAGAGGATTCTAGTTTAACTTCTGAGCTGCTCCTGGATGCCATTGCTGAAGAATATGCAATGCAGCACAAAATTGATCGTCATATCAATTTAATAAATCCAGCTGATGAGACTGTTCTTCCTGGAATTAATAATAAAGCTAAAGAACTACAAACCTGGGAATGGGTGTATGGAAAGACACCAAAGTTCAGTGTTAGCACTCATTTTAACATAGCCTATAAAGATTCTGTTCTTGATGTTAAAGTAGATATGGATGTAAAGCATGGAAGGATTGAAGTCTGTAACATTGATCTGCCAGAGCAGTGGCTGCCACCAGCACTGTGCAGTGAACTGGTGAAGAACCTCACTGGCAGTAAGTTCTGCCCAAATGAAACCACTGTGCTAGTGACAACATTACTAAGAGCATGTCCACAAGACGGTGACTTGCAGAGCAGATGGAATCTGCTCTGTGagaatataaaaatgttaatgtga
- the MRPL30 gene encoding large ribosomal subunit protein uL30m isoform X2: protein MLGKRMEAVAPGAWVRCLFTRSRIPDSVFQPRPGDHEKYGGDPEQPHKIHVITRIKSVIGRPYWEKKIIHDLGLDKAHQPILHKNIPSVNSKLKVVKHLIRIQPLKLPYGLPTEEEMTDTFLTSKGELIIKRHLKPVEQKAIKS, encoded by the exons ATGCTGGGGAAGAGGATGGAGGCGGTGGCACCAGGGGCGTGGGTTCGTTGTCTCTTTACCAGGTCGAGAATTCCAGACTCG GTATTTCAGCCACGACCTGGAGATCATGAGAAGTATGGAGGTGACCCTGAGCAGCCCCACAAGATCCACGTTATTACTAGAATTAAAAGTGTAATTGGTCGCCCTTATTGGGAAAAGAAGATAATACATGATCTTGGACTGGATAAA GCGCATCAGCCGATACTGCACAAAAATATCCCTTCTGTGAATTCCAAACTGAAAGTTGTTAAACATCTGATAAG AATACAGCCCCTGAAACTACCTTACGGTTTGccaacagaagaggaaatgacAGACACCTTTCTTACAAGCAAGGGAGAGCTCATCATTAAACGGCATCTGAAACCTGTAGAGCAGAAAGCAATTAAGTCATAA